From Anopheles funestus chromosome 3RL, idAnoFuneDA-416_04, whole genome shotgun sequence, a single genomic window includes:
- the LOC125771365 gene encoding uncharacterized protein LOC125771365, producing the protein MAKGRTCGWLWSPRFHGVLVGLLVLMNAISSIVASAYLQVKFEDFQKVPEQLSLYYRYVTIDIIFVAIVLLVVITYFIGIVRVNEYYIIPFGILLLLDFMGYVGTEVATTLSSDRPEMFQGRTPGTVFEIVIFGYMLLTVFCLFRDLQQSRRMQEERLRGYRSLSSSSEHIEM; encoded by the exons ATGGCTAAAGGGCGCACTTGTGGATGGCTATGGAGCCCAAGGTTTCATGGCGTGTTGGTAGGACTACTGGTGCTGATGAATGCCATCTCCTCTATTGTGGCATCTGCTTACCTTCAAGTAAAGTTTGAAGACTTCCAGAAGGTTCCGGAGCAAT TGTCGCTTTACTATCGATACGTCACGATTGACATCATATTTGTAGCGATAGTTCTGCTGGTCGTAATTACATACTTTATCGGCATCGTGAGA GTGAACGAATACTACATCATCCCGTTCGGTATACTACTCCTGTTGGATTTCATGGGGTACGTCGGAACTGAAGTAGCCACCACCCTGAGCAGCGACCGGCCGGAAATGTTTCAGGGTAGAACGCCGGGCACGGTATTTGAAATCG TTATTTTCGGCTACATGTTGTTGACAGTGTTCTGTCTATTCCGGGACTTACAACAAAGTCGACGCATGCAGGAGGAACGGTTGCGTGGATATCGAAGTTTGAGCAGCAGTTCCGAACATATTGAAATGTGA
- the LOC125771375 gene encoding anaphase-promoting complex subunit 15, translating into MIPFYPSLQPSPAYNFWFSVDESYDDDAEVNTMETEHTEWLNRITFIGQELTPIGKSSNEQHMENMDTEDEDANDESDDSDNSDDDDDDMDDLNNTRGNLPDEITVVTGGYMGDELQTNDAL; encoded by the exons ATGATTCCTTTTTATCCTTCCCTGCAACCGTCTCCGGCGTACAATTTCTGGTTTTCCGTCGACGAGTCTTACGACGATGATGCGGAAGTAAATACGATGGAAACGGAACATACGGAATGG cTGAATCGGATTACCTTCATCGGACAAGAGTTGACCCCGATCGGCAAAAGTTCCAACGAGCAGCATATGGAAAACATGGACACGGAAGATGAAGACG CCAACGACGAAAGTGATGATTCGGACAACTcggatgacgacgacgatgatatGGATGATCTGAACAATACGCGGGGAAATCTTCCGGATGAAATAACCGTCGTTACGGGAGGATACATGGGCGATGAACTTCAAACCAATGATGCTTTATAG